Proteins from a genomic interval of Zingiber officinale cultivar Zhangliang chromosome 2A, Zo_v1.1, whole genome shotgun sequence:
- the LOC122040606 gene encoding glycine-rich RNA-binding protein RZ1C-like isoform X2 yields MSQIVFVTDGSIISHHYQVMLERDTGRSRGFGFVTFSDARATEIAISQMHERELDGRVISVNKAEPKMSTDNTRYDGGGYKSSIRGGYRGVDGPPLAGQSDECFKCGRHGHWARECPSGGGSDGRFSSRSKFGGGGGRGGQDRYNDRYIDDRYDGGHYGDRDRIDSRDSRYSGGRDRYGPTGDHFSGDRYKGGPDNYLHNGYNRERSYERDGPRIGSYERDGGPRGGGVYDKEGSRGGGSDRYGTGGPSRYNGGGSFRERPGPYDRPGRGGRPSSYDVRY; encoded by the exons ATGTCTCAGATTGTGTTCGTGACAGATGGTTCAATAATATCACATCATTATCAG GTCATGTTGGAGAGAGATACTGGCCGCTCTCGTGGTTTTGGATTTGTGACATTTTCTGATGCACGTGCAACAGAGATTGCTATCAGTCAGATGCATGAACGTGagctggatggaagagtcatttCAGTGAACAAGGCTGAACCTAAGATGAGTACTGATAACACTCGCTATGATGGTGGTGGATACAAGTCCAGTATTAGAGGAGGCTATCGTGGTGTTGATGGGCCACCACTTGCTGGGCAGTCAGATGAATGCTTCAAGTGTGGTCGTCATGGACATTGGGCCCGTGAGTGCCCTTCTGGAGGAGGCAGTGATGGTCGCTTTTCCTCTCGCTCCAAATTTGGAGGAGGTGGTGGACGAGGGGGACAAGATCGCTACAACGATCGCTATATTGATGATCGCTATGATGGTGGCCATTATGGGGACCGAGACCGCATAGACAGCAGGGACAGCCGTTATAGTGGTGGTCGTGATCGATATGGGCCTACTGGGGATCACTTTTCAGGCGATAGATATAAAGGGGGACCGGACAATTACCTGCACAATGGATACAACAGGGAGAGAAGCTATGAGAGGGATGGCCCTCGCATTGGTAGTTATGAAAGAGATGGGGGGCCAAGAGGTGGTGGTGTCTATGACAAGGAAGGATCACGCGGTGGTGGAAGTGATAGATATGGAACTGGTGGGCCTTCTCGTTACAATGGCGGTGGAAGTTTCAGGGAAAGGCCTGGGCCTTATGATCGTCCTGGTAGGGGTGGACGCCCATCATCCTACGATGTTCGCTATTAA